In a genomic window of Taylorella equigenitalis ATCC 35865:
- a CDS encoding anhydro-N-acetylmuramic acid kinase: MAMREYFIGLMSGTSTDGVDAVLCTICETEKIKILGHEYLEFNDDLRSRILNLNEPAFDEITESQLVSVELAKISAQCIANLLFKLNLKPTHIKAIGAHGQTIRHDPKAGYSLQLNNPSLLSELAQIDVVADFRNADISVGGQGAPLVPAFHSYLFESHMPTAILNLGGFANISILNGNDIFGYDIGPCNALMDLWINTHKGENYDDSGKWGASGHCHEVLLEKLLSYKYFSMPAPKSTGRDEFNLAWLMKYLEEVGEIEAVNVMSTLREMVVSTIHKSVSELSSEIKIIYVCGGGVYNQALMSGLNRKSERRFISVQEIGVDPMTVEAMAFAWLAYMNLNKKPLNLTKITGAKRPKILGAYYPH; this comes from the coding sequence ATGGCAATGCGTGAGTATTTTATCGGTTTAATGTCAGGTACAAGCACTGATGGAGTAGATGCAGTATTATGCACAATTTGTGAAACAGAAAAAATAAAAATTTTAGGTCATGAATACTTAGAATTCAATGACGACTTACGTAGTAGAATCTTAAACCTAAATGAACCTGCATTTGATGAAATTACTGAATCTCAACTTGTCTCTGTTGAACTTGCAAAAATAAGTGCCCAATGCATTGCCAATCTACTCTTTAAACTTAACCTAAAACCCACTCATATCAAAGCCATTGGGGCTCATGGTCAAACTATTAGACACGATCCAAAAGCAGGATATTCCTTGCAACTAAATAATCCATCATTACTTTCTGAATTAGCTCAAATAGACGTTGTCGCTGATTTTCGAAACGCCGATATATCAGTAGGGGGTCAAGGTGCCCCTCTAGTGCCTGCATTTCATAGCTATCTTTTCGAATCACACATGCCAACAGCCATTTTAAATTTAGGAGGTTTTGCAAATATATCTATACTTAATGGCAATGACATTTTTGGCTATGATATCGGTCCTTGTAATGCCTTAATGGACTTATGGATAAATACTCATAAGGGAGAAAATTATGATGATAGTGGGAAATGGGGTGCGAGTGGGCATTGCCACGAAGTGTTGTTGGAAAAACTTTTAAGTTATAAGTATTTTTCTATGCCAGCCCCGAAGTCTACGGGTCGGGATGAATTTAATCTGGCTTGGCTTATGAAGTATTTGGAAGAAGTTGGGGAAATTGAAGCTGTCAATGTAATGTCTACTTTACGAGAAATGGTAGTATCTACAATTCATAAAAGTGTTTCGGAGCTGTCATCCGAAATTAAAATTATCTATGTATGTGGAGGTGGTGTATACAATCAAGCCCTTATGAGCGGATTAAATAGAAAATCTGAACGTAGATTTATATCAGTGCAGGAAATTGGCGTGGACCCCATGACCGTGGAAGCTATGGCTTTTGCTTGGCTTGCATACATGAATTTAAACAAAAAGCCCCTAAATCTAACTAAAATCACAGGAGCTAAACGACCTAAAATCTTAGGTGCTTACTACCCACACTAA
- the erpA gene encoding iron-sulfur cluster insertion protein ErpA: MSTVETVDLQAPSMLVFTDAAAAKVKELIEDEGNPDLKLRVFIQGGGCSGFQYGFIFDETMAEDDTTVTNNGVSLLVDPMSFQYLVGAEIDYKDDIEGSQFVIRNPNATTTCGCGSSFSV; this comes from the coding sequence ATGTCTACTGTTGAAACTGTTGATTTACAAGCTCCTTCAATGCTTGTTTTCACTGATGCTGCGGCAGCTAAAGTAAAAGAACTTATTGAGGATGAGGGCAATCCTGACTTAAAGCTAAGGGTTTTTATTCAAGGTGGAGGGTGTTCTGGTTTTCAGTATGGTTTTATATTTGATGAGACTATGGCTGAGGACGATACGACAGTTACCAATAATGGTGTTTCATTGCTTGTTGACCCTATGAGCTTTCAGTACTTAGTTGGTGCAGAAATTGATTATAAAGATGACATTGAAGGTTCTCAGTTTGTCATTAGAAACCCGAATGCAACAACTACTTGTGGATGCGGTTCTTCCTTTAGTGTTTAG
- a CDS encoding DUF6776 family protein → MLIRSLMFIFGVIAGGAAVHYYDNLNLKKEKMVLREEFEKILHQARLNMKSDYAELEETIKSLRGKLFVSDSIAQKFQAENNRLMNEISDLTKDIEFYEQLLPPGPLGLVTIRSLDVKRSGDLISYRILLSRKSVDETAFKGLLKFQAVGMLNGKNTTVDLIPARITEDNKLAVPANPKVAAKILNNPRIHSILSVDFVRWQQSTGELVLPAGFEPHEIYVKVLEGSQVRASRSVLL, encoded by the coding sequence ATGCTAATCCGTAGTCTAATGTTTATTTTCGGCGTTATTGCTGGTGGTGCTGCTGTGCACTACTACGATAATCTCAATCTCAAAAAAGAGAAGATGGTTTTGCGTGAAGAATTCGAAAAAATTCTTCATCAAGCTCGCTTGAATATGAAGTCAGATTATGCAGAACTAGAAGAAACTATCAAAAGTCTAAGAGGTAAATTATTTGTTAGTGATTCCATAGCTCAAAAGTTTCAAGCCGAAAATAATAGATTGATGAATGAGATTAGTGATCTCACAAAGGATATTGAATTTTATGAGCAGTTATTGCCACCAGGACCTTTGGGGCTTGTTACTATCCGTAGTTTAGATGTGAAGCGTTCGGGAGACTTAATTAGTTACCGTATTTTACTTTCTAGAAAATCTGTAGATGAAACTGCTTTTAAGGGGTTATTAAAATTTCAAGCTGTGGGTATGCTAAATGGTAAAAATACTACCGTTGATTTAATTCCGGCCCGTATAACTGAAGATAATAAATTGGCTGTTCCCGCAAATCCTAAGGTTGCAGCTAAAATTCTAAATAATCCTAGAATTCATTCAATATTATCTGTTGATTTTGTTAGGTGGCAGCAAAGTACGGGAGAGTTGGTGTTGCCAGCTGGTTTTGAGCCACATGAAATATACGTTAAAGTGCTTGAGGGTAGTCAAGTACGTGCAAGCAGATCCGTTCTGCTTTAA
- the rpsI gene encoding 30S ribosomal protein S9: protein MIGDWNYGTGRRKTSVARVFMKKGSGNIVINGKALDAYFQRKTGQMVVRQPLELVDMIDSFDIQVNVHGGGESGQAGAVRHGITRALIDYDETLKPSLSKAGFVTRDAREVERKKVGLRKARRRKQFSKR from the coding sequence ATGATAGGTGATTGGAATTATGGCACTGGCCGTCGTAAAACATCGGTGGCACGTGTATTTATGAAAAAAGGCTCAGGAAATATTGTTATTAACGGTAAAGCCCTTGATGCATATTTTCAGCGTAAAACTGGTCAAATGGTTGTTCGTCAGCCACTTGAACTTGTTGATATGATTGATAGCTTTGATATTCAAGTTAATGTTCATGGTGGTGGTGAATCTGGTCAAGCAGGAGCTGTACGTCATGGTATAACTCGTGCTCTTATCGACTATGATGAAACTTTAAAACCTTCTCTTTCTAAAGCTGGTTTTGTTACTCGTGATGCACGTGAAGTTGAACGTAAGAAAGTTGGTCTACGTAAAGCACGTCGTCGTAAGCAATTTAGTAAGCGTTAA
- the rplM gene encoding 50S ribosomal protein L13, with the protein MKTFVAKPHEVSREWFVIDAKGKVLGRVASEVARRLRGKHKPEFTPHVDTGDYIVIINAQDIVVTGSKFEDKKYFRHTGFPGGIYETNFRKLQERHPGRAIEKAVKGMLPKGPLGYAMIKKLKIYAGSEHPHAAQQPKQLDF; encoded by the coding sequence ATGAAAACTTTCGTGGCTAAACCACATGAAGTGAGTCGTGAATGGTTTGTTATAGACGCAAAAGGTAAAGTCCTTGGTCGTGTAGCCAGCGAAGTTGCACGCCGTTTGCGCGGAAAGCATAAACCAGAATTCACACCTCACGTAGATACAGGTGATTACATCGTAATCATTAATGCACAGGATATTGTTGTTACTGGTAGCAAATTCGAAGATAAAAAATATTTCCGTCATACTGGTTTCCCAGGCGGTATTTACGAGACTAACTTCCGTAAATTACAAGAGCGTCACCCAGGCCGTGCTATAGAAAAAGCAGTAAAAGGTATGTTACCAAAAGGCCCATTAGGCTACGCTATGATCAAAAAACTTAAGATCTATGCTGGAAGCGAGCACCCTCATGCTGCTCAGCAACCTAAACAATTGGATTTCTAG
- the pmbA gene encoding metalloprotease PmbA — MNNKSEFEYFVKYALDIAKEKGATEAIAEVSESHGLTVSARNKSIETVEEMHDRGLSITVFKGKARASAATSLFTEESIKSTVSHAWDIAKYTAEDPFAGLPEPELYATEILDLDLYHDWNLKAEDAADIAIELEKAALDYSSEITNSDGASVQTGTASFLLGTSNGFLAGFDHTSHSLGLSVIAGKGKKMQRGYWYSSHRNPQRLSSPVDIGEYAAKRTLSRLGARRIKSGDYPVLFEAPIAITLLGSFSQAISGGSLYREMSFLKGALNEKVMSDHLTIVDDPFIKGAFGSGSFDDEGVRTQKRDLVVDGILKGYLLSTYTARKLGMTTTGNAGGSHNMSLHSSLETPDFEGMLRKMGTGLLVTELMGQGINYVTGQYSRGAFGYWVENGVIQYPIAEITIAGNLKDMFKSIVAVGSDIYTKGSKTCGSILIENMSVAGD; from the coding sequence ATGAATAACAAATCAGAATTTGAATACTTTGTGAAATATGCCTTAGACATTGCCAAAGAAAAAGGAGCTACTGAGGCTATTGCAGAAGTTTCTGAATCTCATGGGTTAACTGTTTCTGCAAGAAATAAAAGTATTGAAACTGTTGAGGAGATGCACGATAGAGGTTTATCAATTACCGTTTTTAAGGGTAAGGCTAGAGCATCTGCTGCAACCTCATTATTCACTGAAGAATCTATAAAAAGTACGGTAAGTCATGCTTGGGACATTGCAAAATATACAGCAGAAGATCCTTTTGCAGGGCTACCAGAGCCTGAGCTTTATGCCACTGAAATTCTAGATTTAGATTTGTATCACGATTGGAATTTAAAGGCTGAAGATGCGGCTGATATTGCCATAGAGTTAGAAAAAGCTGCTCTTGATTATAGTTCGGAGATTACAAACTCTGACGGGGCCTCTGTACAAACTGGTACGGCATCATTTCTGCTAGGCACGTCTAATGGGTTTTTAGCTGGGTTTGATCATACTAGCCATTCTCTGGGATTGTCTGTCATTGCGGGTAAAGGAAAAAAAATGCAAAGAGGATACTGGTACTCTAGTCACCGTAATCCTCAACGATTATCAAGCCCTGTAGATATTGGTGAGTATGCAGCTAAACGCACGCTTTCTAGATTAGGTGCTCGTCGAATTAAGTCAGGAGATTATCCAGTATTATTTGAAGCACCAATTGCAATAACATTGCTTGGGTCTTTTTCTCAGGCTATAAGTGGCGGATCTCTATATAGAGAGATGAGTTTCTTAAAAGGTGCCTTAAACGAAAAAGTTATGTCTGACCATCTCACAATTGTGGATGACCCTTTCATTAAAGGGGCTTTTGGTAGCGGTTCATTTGATGATGAGGGTGTTCGCACTCAAAAACGTGATCTTGTTGTAGATGGGATTTTAAAGGGCTACCTTCTTTCTACTTATACGGCTAGAAAATTGGGTATGACCACTACGGGCAATGCGGGGGGATCGCATAATATGTCGCTCCACTCTTCATTAGAAACCCCAGATTTTGAGGGTATGTTACGTAAAATGGGTACCGGTCTTTTAGTAACGGAGTTGATGGGACAGGGTATCAACTATGTGACAGGTCAGTATTCAAGGGGAGCTTTCGGTTACTGGGTTGAAAATGGGGTTATTCAATACCCCATAGCTGAAATTACGATAGCTGGCAATCTCAAGGATATGTTTAAATCAATAGTCGCTGTAGGATCCGATATCTATACAAAAGGTTCAAAAACTTGTGGTTCTATTCTTATAGAAAATATGTCTGTGGCGGGCGATTAA
- the yjgA gene encoding ribosome biogenesis factor YjgA produces the protein MNENNQDLEDALYDGPSKSQIKRELLAIQELGRKIIALPLEKIKKLNLDEKILEEIKIAQKIKANGEGKRRQTAYVGKLLRTADIESIKTKLYEWENGSKSITAQMHMYENLRDRLIESDDSLTKLLETVPGVDIQQIRNLIRVARKEQTQNSKLNEGQEPQKKAYRALFQFIKTLPLNGENDE, from the coding sequence ATGAATGAAAATAATCAGGACTTAGAGGATGCCTTATATGATGGTCCAAGTAAGTCTCAAATCAAAAGAGAACTTCTAGCTATACAAGAGTTGGGACGCAAAATCATTGCCCTCCCTTTAGAGAAGATAAAAAAACTTAATCTCGATGAAAAAATTTTAGAAGAAATTAAGATTGCCCAAAAAATCAAAGCTAATGGTGAGGGAAAGCGCAGACAGACTGCATATGTAGGCAAACTTCTGCGTACGGCAGATATTGAGTCCATTAAAACGAAGTTATACGAATGGGAAAATGGCAGTAAATCCATAACTGCACAGATGCATATGTATGAGAATCTTAGAGATAGATTAATTGAAAGCGACGATAGTCTTACTAAGCTTTTGGAAACTGTACCAGGCGTAGACATTCAGCAAATTCGCAACTTGATTCGTGTGGCCAGAAAAGAACAAACTCAAAACTCTAAACTTAATGAAGGTCAAGAGCCACAAAAAAAGGCTTACAGAGCTCTTTTTCAATTTATTAAAACATTGCCACTAAATGGTGAAAACGATGAATGA
- a CDS encoding alpha/beta hydrolase: MNDIIEINPKGLVEYSVIWMHGLGADATDFVPIIPQLNIPEEHGVKFIFPNAPIMPVTINGGYEMPAWYDITSMDRMGAGADREGIEKSQGIINSLIEKEIEAGVPSENIFLAGFSQGCVIAIHTALRYPTKLAGVIGLSGYIALSDSLKVEANKANKNIPIFLAHGSIDQVVNIEFAKDSLELLKSLGYSVDWNVYPMGHEVCLEEIQDIREFLLNNIN, from the coding sequence ATGAATGACATAATTGAGATTAATCCTAAGGGATTAGTGGAATATAGTGTGATTTGGATGCACGGTCTAGGTGCAGATGCAACTGATTTCGTTCCAATAATCCCTCAGTTAAATATTCCTGAAGAGCATGGTGTGAAATTTATATTTCCAAATGCACCGATTATGCCAGTAACCATTAATGGTGGATATGAGATGCCAGCTTGGTATGATATAACTAGCATGGATCGGATGGGGGCGGGAGCCGATCGCGAAGGAATTGAAAAATCACAAGGCATCATAAATTCATTGATAGAAAAAGAAATCGAAGCTGGTGTACCTTCAGAAAACATATTTTTGGCAGGCTTTTCTCAAGGTTGTGTTATAGCAATTCATACTGCATTGCGTTATCCAACTAAATTAGCTGGCGTGATTGGTCTATCAGGATATATTGCACTGAGCGACTCACTAAAAGTTGAAGCTAATAAAGCTAACAAAAATATACCTATATTTTTAGCCCATGGATCAATAGATCAGGTAGTCAATATTGAATTCGCAAAAGATAGCCTAGAGCTTTTGAAGTCTTTAGGTTATTCGGTGGATTGGAACGTTTATCCAATGGGACACGAAGTTTGCCTCGAAGAAATACAGGATATAAGAGAATTTTTACTAAATAATATAAATTAG
- the gltX gene encoding glutamate--tRNA ligase: MSDIHKVKTRFAPSPTGFLHLGGARTAIFSWAFAKHNNGTFVLRIEDTDLERSTPEAVQAILDGMEWLGIDYDEGPYYQTKRFDRYKEVIEELIKKGLAYYCYSTPEEVEKMREEARAKGLKPKYDGTWRPEEGKALPPVPEGIEPVVRFKNPLTGSVSWSDMFKGEISISNDELDDLIIARKDGTPTYNFCVVVDDYDMGITHVIRGDDHVNNTPRQINILKAMGAQVPEYGHVPMILDQDGKKLSKRYNAVSVMEYKKLGYLPEALFNYLVRLGWSHGDDEIFSKQNVIDWFDINHLSKSASQWDVAKLNWVNGQYIKNTPTSELVDLVKPFIEEMGGNINQSNIDAVIELNKDRAQTLVELAQACLLFCKSEYSIPDDLRQKHLDEKSISNVRSFLNSASELSDEEWTAEFLGQLIKSKLEELQIKMPALGIPIRVMLFGQKQTPALEQVLAILGKNEVLKRLNNYL, from the coding sequence ATGTCAGATATACATAAAGTTAAGACTAGATTTGCCCCCTCACCTACAGGATTTCTTCACTTAGGTGGAGCAAGAACCGCAATATTCAGCTGGGCATTTGCTAAGCACAACAATGGTACTTTTGTTTTACGTATCGAGGATACGGATTTAGAAAGATCAACTCCAGAAGCTGTTCAAGCTATTTTAGACGGCATGGAATGGTTAGGAATTGATTATGATGAAGGACCTTATTACCAGACAAAAAGATTTGATCGATATAAAGAAGTTATAGAGGAACTTATAAAAAAAGGTCTGGCATATTATTGCTATAGCACACCAGAAGAAGTTGAAAAAATGCGAGAGGAAGCTAGGGCTAAGGGTCTCAAACCTAAATATGATGGGACATGGAGACCAGAGGAAGGAAAAGCATTGCCACCTGTACCCGAAGGAATCGAGCCCGTCGTAAGATTTAAAAACCCTCTTACTGGAAGCGTTTCTTGGAGTGACATGTTCAAAGGCGAGATTTCAATATCTAATGATGAATTAGATGATTTAATCATTGCCCGAAAGGACGGCACACCTACTTATAACTTCTGTGTAGTTGTAGACGACTATGATATGGGCATTACGCATGTTATAAGAGGCGATGATCATGTGAATAATACTCCGCGACAAATTAACATTTTGAAAGCCATGGGTGCACAGGTTCCTGAATATGGTCATGTCCCTATGATTTTGGATCAGGATGGCAAAAAACTTTCCAAACGATATAACGCAGTGAGTGTTATGGAATATAAAAAACTAGGATATTTGCCTGAAGCACTCTTTAATTATTTAGTAAGGCTAGGATGGAGTCATGGAGATGATGAAATTTTCAGCAAGCAAAATGTGATAGATTGGTTTGATATAAATCATTTAAGTAAGTCCGCCTCTCAGTGGGACGTAGCTAAACTTAATTGGGTTAATGGTCAATACATCAAAAACACCCCAACTTCTGAATTAGTAGATTTAGTGAAGCCATTCATTGAAGAAATGGGTGGCAATATAAATCAGTCTAATATAGACGCTGTGATTGAATTAAACAAAGATAGGGCTCAGACTTTAGTTGAACTCGCACAAGCTTGTCTTTTGTTTTGCAAATCTGAATATTCAATTCCTGATGACTTGAGACAAAAACATCTTGATGAAAAATCGATTTCAAATGTTAGGTCATTTTTAAATTCTGCCTCTGAGTTATCCGATGAGGAATGGACAGCAGAATTTTTAGGTCAACTAATTAAATCAAAACTTGAAGAGCTACAAATTAAAATGCCAGCTCTCGGCATACCAATTCGGGTTATGCTTTTTGGACAAAAACAAACTCCAGCACTTGAACAAGTGCTGGCTATTTTAGGAAAAAATGAAGTCTTAAAAAGACTTAATAACTATCTATAG
- a CDS encoding histone → MASEIKEPVAKKPAAKRATTAKKAVKPIATVTAKKTVTKKVATKTTAKTAAPKKPATKVATKTASKTAVKKPVAKKTVASKATSTKSTATKSATTKKPVVKKTTAKTTIAKKPVASKATASVSKKPTTKTATKSTASKTAVKKPVASKTATKTVAKSATSKKPATKKVATKTTAKTAVKKPESKKTVVSKASASVAKKPATKTAVKKTTAKKTVATKAPAKVAKAPAKKPASKKATSIAEVQKDLEKKVEEYKASVANSNSSEKDEKKTDSKKDSGKKKQQKKQKK, encoded by the coding sequence ATGGCATCAGAAATTAAAGAACCTGTTGCAAAGAAACCCGCGGCAAAACGTGCGACTACAGCTAAAAAAGCTGTTAAACCAATCGCTACTGTTACCGCAAAAAAAACTGTAACTAAAAAAGTTGCAACCAAAACAACAGCTAAAACTGCAGCACCTAAAAAACCTGCAACTAAAGTAGCAACTAAAACTGCTTCTAAAACTGCAGTTAAAAAACCTGTAGCTAAAAAAACTGTAGCTAGTAAAGCTACATCTACTAAGTCCACAGCTACAAAATCTGCAACTACAAAAAAACCAGTAGTTAAGAAAACTACTGCAAAAACTACAATAGCTAAAAAACCTGTTGCATCTAAAGCTACAGCTTCAGTATCTAAAAAACCAACTACAAAAACTGCTACTAAATCAACAGCATCAAAAACTGCGGTAAAAAAACCTGTAGCTTCTAAAACAGCAACTAAAACTGTTGCAAAATCGGCTACCTCTAAAAAACCTGCAACTAAAAAAGTTGCAACCAAAACAACAGCTAAAACTGCAGTTAAAAAACCAGAATCTAAAAAAACTGTTGTCTCTAAGGCTTCAGCTTCAGTAGCTAAAAAACCAGCTACAAAAACTGCGGTTAAAAAAACTACAGCTAAGAAAACTGTAGCTACTAAAGCTCCAGCTAAAGTTGCTAAAGCTCCTGCGAAAAAACCTGCTTCTAAAAAGGCTACTTCAATAGCTGAAGTTCAGAAGGATTTAGAGAAGAAAGTTGAAGAATATAAAGCTAGTGTAGCTAACTCTAATTCTTCTGAAAAAGATGAAAAAAAAACTGATTCTAAAAAAGACTCAGGTAAAAAAAAACAGCAAAAGAAGCAAAAAAAGTAA